From Marinobacter alexandrii, one genomic window encodes:
- a CDS encoding tetratricopeptide repeat protein, protein MKYFVVTFILLSVASCKNEASINGDDLFDNEKYADAIQAYTSYLETHPDNVKSLYNRGRSYEEIGQVQKAVSDFEKIVELDPKNISAYLSLAKISYNKHEYNKVLIHTGNAIDLNENSAQAHFFAGRAEHQLGYLDQAVESYNNAIRINRDFGEAYLYRGAVKVGKDQMKSACEDFKFAKSLNIPEAAKAIKDYCK, encoded by the coding sequence CATTTATCTTGCTGTCAGTGGCTAGTTGTAAGAATGAAGCCTCCATAAATGGAGATGACCTTTTCGACAATGAAAAATATGCTGATGCTATTCAAGCCTATACTTCTTATCTAGAAACACATCCTGACAATGTGAAAAGTCTTTATAATAGAGGTAGATCTTACGAGGAAATAGGACAAGTGCAAAAAGCTGTTTCTGATTTTGAAAAGATCGTAGAATTAGACCCGAAGAATATTTCTGCTTACCTCAGTTTAGCCAAGATTTCATATAATAAACATGAATATAACAAGGTATTGATCCATACTGGGAATGCAATTGATCTAAATGAAAACTCAGCTCAGGCGCATTTTTTTGCTGGAAGAGCTGAGCATCAACTAGGGTATCTAGATCAAGCTGTTGAATCATATAATAATGCAATAAGAATAAATCGTGATTTTGGAGAAGCGTACCTCTACAGGGGTGCAGTTAAGGTAGGAAAAGACCAAATGAAATCTGCATGTGAAGATTTCAAATTTGCCAAATCGTTGAATATCCCTGAAGCAGCAAAAGCAATTAAAGATTATTGTAAGTAA